A portion of the Staphylococcus felis genome contains these proteins:
- a CDS encoding RicAFT regulatory complex protein RicA family protein encodes MTYTREDILSATSKLAKHIQDLDTVKTYQRIEEQIHQNKKISNYMNTLKQSQKQSVNFQNYNKPNAYKRSEATIETIRNQIDDIPIVTQFRKSQEETNDFLQLVIETMSKRLQENIRVEEKE; translated from the coding sequence ATGACTTATACACGTGAAGATATTTTGAGTGCGACATCTAAATTAGCAAAGCATATACAAGATTTGGATACTGTCAAAACATATCAGAGAATTGAAGAACAAATTCATCAAAATAAAAAAATATCAAACTATATGAATACACTCAAACAATCACAAAAGCAATCGGTCAATTTTCAAAATTATAATAAACCCAATGCTTATAAGCGTTCTGAAGCAACAATTGAGACAATCCGAAATCAAATTGATGATATTCCTATCGTGACACAGTTTCGTAAATCACAGGAAGAAACAAATGATTTCTTGCAATTGGTAATAGAAACTATGTCCAAAAGACTTCAGGAAAATATTCGTGTTGAAGA